A portion of the Sphaerochaeta pleomorpha str. Grapes genome contains these proteins:
- the map gene encoding type I methionyl aminopeptidase — MIQLKTPQQIDGIREACHLTARLMNSLSSYLEPGMSTHDIDQHCYDFIIHHKGKPAFLNYEGFPATACISINEEVIHGIPSRSRKIALGDLVDIDLGINMNGYFSDMARTFIVGGVTKPEWDKLCKVTEKCLVVGIEAAGKRNARIQDIGDAVFKLANSHGYGVVRDYCGHGVGLAVHEEPEVPNYTSSYMPNPRIREGMVLAIEPMINLGTKNIRESENGWTVLTADGKPSVHFEDTVAITKNGLEILTVED; from the coding sequence ATGATTCAATTGAAGACTCCCCAGCAAATTGATGGTATCAGAGAGGCATGTCATCTGACAGCCCGCCTGATGAATTCCCTCTCGTCTTATCTTGAACCAGGAATGTCTACGCATGATATCGACCAGCATTGCTATGATTTCATTATACATCACAAGGGGAAACCGGCTTTCTTGAACTACGAAGGATTTCCGGCCACAGCTTGTATTTCCATAAATGAAGAAGTAATCCATGGAATTCCTTCCCGGTCCAGGAAAATTGCCCTTGGGGATCTGGTAGATATCGACCTGGGAATAAACATGAACGGGTATTTTTCCGATATGGCCCGTACCTTCATTGTCGGGGGAGTGACCAAACCTGAATGGGACAAGCTGTGTAAGGTCACAGAGAAGTGTTTGGTAGTCGGGATTGAGGCTGCAGGCAAACGCAATGCGCGTATCCAGGATATCGGGGATGCTGTTTTCAAGCTTGCCAATTCCCATGGATATGGGGTTGTCCGTGACTATTGCGGTCATGGTGTAGGGCTTGCAGTACATGAGGAACCTGAGGTTCCCAATTATACGAGTTCCTATATGCCGAATCCCAGGATTCGTGAAGGCATGGTTCTCGCTATCGAACCAATGATTAACCTGGGGACCAAGAATATCCGGGAATCAGAAAATGGATGGACTGTGCTTACTGCTGATGGAAAACCTTCCGTGCACTTTGAAGATACGGTTGCAATTACAAAAAATGGTCTTGAAATTCTGACCGTTGAAGATTAA
- a CDS encoding glycosyltransferase: MRILLTTDLFTPSVNGVVTSVLNLCEVLTEKGHDVRILTLSPIELSYFYNDVYFIGSMKIPVYQDIRAAVRIPPDIMKDILAWSPEIVHSQCEFFTFTFAKVIAKKSKAPLVHTYHTMYENYARYIKLNERIGEKAVSCFVQTRLGKVKHIIAPTKKVADSLRDYGITSTLHIVPTGIDLVKFEKKETQETIMALKQKIGISLNSPVLISIGRLAQEKKSEELLKNFVEILKWNKNSIMLFVGDGPYREKLEHLSHSLSISDNVIFTGMIAPSDIALYYQLGTIFVAASQSETQGLTYIEALASGLPVVCRYDDCIEDVVIAGKNGFTYTTDEEYVRSVQEILGNDQMLKDMGESATLQAKRYSFARFGSDVEAIYLDCLGTTKATVARESH, from the coding sequence ATGAGAATTCTATTGACTACAGATCTTTTTACGCCCTCGGTAAATGGCGTTGTGACTTCGGTCCTCAATCTTTGTGAAGTCCTCACAGAAAAGGGGCATGATGTTCGTATTTTGACGTTATCACCGATTGAACTATCCTATTTCTATAATGATGTGTATTTCATCGGCTCTATGAAAATACCTGTATATCAGGATATACGCGCAGCCGTTCGTATTCCACCCGATATCATGAAAGATATCCTTGCGTGGTCCCCAGAGATTGTCCACTCTCAATGTGAATTCTTTACCTTTACCTTTGCAAAGGTAATTGCAAAGAAATCAAAAGCACCTTTGGTCCATACCTATCATACGATGTATGAAAACTATGCACGGTATATCAAATTGAATGAGCGTATAGGGGAAAAGGCAGTGAGTTGCTTTGTGCAAACAAGATTGGGGAAAGTGAAGCATATCATTGCACCTACAAAAAAAGTTGCCGATTCTTTGAGAGACTATGGTATAACCTCAACGCTACACATAGTACCAACAGGAATTGACCTGGTAAAATTCGAGAAAAAGGAAACCCAGGAAACAATCATGGCTTTGAAACAAAAAATAGGGATCTCTCTGAATTCCCCTGTCTTGATCTCAATAGGAAGACTTGCCCAGGAAAAGAAATCAGAGGAATTGCTTAAAAACTTTGTGGAAATCCTGAAGTGGAATAAAAACAGTATCATGCTCTTTGTCGGTGATGGTCCCTACCGTGAGAAACTCGAACATCTCAGCCATTCTTTGTCCATTTCTGACAATGTCATTTTCACCGGGATGATTGCGCCCTCCGATATTGCTTTGTATTACCAGTTGGGAACCATATTCGTAGCTGCATCGCAAAGCGAAACCCAGGGCTTGACCTACATCGAGGCGTTAGCCAGCGGTCTTCCCGTCGTCTGTCGTTATGATGATTGTATCGAAGATGTAGTCATTGCCGGTAAAAACGGTTTCACCTATACGACTGACGAAGAATACGTCAGGAGCGTACAGGAGATCCTGGGAAACGACCAGATGCTCAAGGACATGGGAGAGAGTGCAACGTTGCAAGCCAAGCGATATTCTTTTGCGCGGTTTGGTTCAGATGTTGAAGCAATCTATCTTGATTGCCTTGGGACAACAAAAGCCACTGTAGCAAGGGAATCTCACTGA
- a CDS encoding peptidylprolyl isomerase, whose amino-acid sequence MKRFFVLTTAIVLLACPMLFSAAINAPAAMVKLTKNTPITTAELDAEVAKYQQSASQNGQDPTTIDPLQVLNLLINNELFRQGAARDGVKITDAMIDQAYASQKANVEKSYSQTLTDDQFAQLIANNFGSVEAYKKMISEQLMVDAYVRMKKSAELSKPLTITDAEIQTFYRKNKTQFVSPETVKLSHIFIPLTGVSETDAKNKALLEDVAKKIKNGSLSFEKAVVDYSQDLQSKNKAGDIGWLTMDNKEALTGLGQNFFDIAFATEVGTTSDLVSSNTGYHIIKILAYNDSKILGLDDVINPNTTSTISDYIKAQLSNSKQQEVYYAAINSLVSDLRKSATVTILYKK is encoded by the coding sequence ATGAAAAGATTTTTTGTATTGACAACCGCTATTGTCTTGCTTGCTTGCCCTATGCTTTTTTCTGCAGCCATCAATGCTCCCGCTGCAATGGTAAAGCTTACGAAGAACACGCCTATTACGACGGCCGAACTTGATGCAGAAGTTGCGAAATATCAACAATCTGCCTCCCAGAATGGTCAAGACCCCACAACGATTGATCCTTTGCAGGTACTCAATCTCTTGATTAACAATGAACTATTTCGCCAGGGTGCAGCCCGTGATGGTGTCAAAATTACCGATGCCATGATTGACCAGGCTTATGCCAGTCAGAAAGCGAACGTCGAGAAAAGTTATTCCCAGACGTTAACCGATGACCAGTTTGCGCAGCTCATTGCCAATAATTTTGGTAGCGTAGAAGCCTACAAGAAAATGATCTCAGAGCAATTGATGGTTGATGCGTATGTTCGTATGAAAAAAAGTGCCGAACTCAGCAAACCCCTCACAATTACCGATGCTGAGATTCAGACTTTCTACAGAAAAAACAAAACCCAGTTTGTCAGTCCAGAGACAGTAAAACTTAGTCACATTTTCATACCGCTTACCGGTGTCAGCGAAACCGATGCAAAAAATAAAGCTTTACTTGAAGATGTTGCCAAAAAAATTAAGAACGGATCTCTCTCCTTTGAAAAAGCAGTTGTCGACTATTCACAGGACCTGCAGAGCAAAAACAAGGCAGGTGATATCGGTTGGTTGACGATGGATAACAAAGAAGCCCTCACAGGGCTCGGCCAGAACTTCTTTGATATTGCCTTCGCTACCGAAGTGGGAACAACCAGTGACTTGGTTTCTTCCAATACTGGTTACCACATTATCAAGATTTTGGCATATAACGATTCCAAAATCCTTGGTTTGGACGATGTAATCAATCCGAACACAACCAGTACGATTTCTGATTATATTAAAGCTCAGCTCTCTAATTCCAAGCAGCAGGAAGTGTATTATGCTGCAATAAATTCCTTGGTATCTGACTTGCGGAAGAGTGCTACCGTAACGATACTGTATAAGAAGTAA
- a CDS encoding TP0733 family outer membrane beta-barrel protein, with product MKKFLMLCSIAVLMPLAAFSATYYDAGNQMFSFKVGTTIPAFTYFISDQDFVSGLGEGNTGLSVGGYGSISYQVFSSPTTAIGGEIGYDFNYSAEEELFTAVPFFAKATYFPVQGVLDLPISVGLGGAYIKYGDGSLMTLYANIEIGLTWYPSTNWGFGINTGLWIIPELNYTEEIQSDNAIFGLIPVTLSVTYRQ from the coding sequence ATGAAAAAGTTTTTAATGCTATGTTCCATAGCAGTGTTGATGCCCTTGGCCGCTTTCTCTGCTACCTATTATGATGCGGGTAATCAGATGTTCTCTTTTAAAGTCGGTACTACAATTCCTGCTTTTACCTATTTTATATCTGACCAAGATTTTGTCAGTGGCTTGGGTGAAGGGAATACCGGTTTGTCTGTAGGTGGCTATGGATCGATAAGTTACCAGGTTTTTTCATCACCAACTACGGCGATCGGAGGAGAAATCGGATACGATTTCAACTATAGCGCAGAAGAGGAATTGTTTACTGCCGTTCCGTTCTTTGCAAAGGCAACCTATTTCCCTGTACAGGGAGTACTCGATCTTCCCATTTCCGTTGGACTTGGCGGTGCCTACATTAAATATGGTGATGGTTCTTTGATGACGCTCTATGCCAATATTGAAATTGGGCTTACCTGGTACCCTTCTACAAACTGGGGCTTCGGTATCAACACTGGCTTATGGATTATTCCTGAGCTCAATTATACTGAGGAGATCCAAAGCGACAATGCAATATTCGGTTTAATCCCGGTCACCCTTTCTGTGACCTATCGTCAATAG
- a CDS encoding flavodoxin family protein, giving the protein MKVCVLYAPATKENGKIKEIANSLSEGIASQGHQVDVFDMSLENGKIVSYYDYLVVGTETNTFFGGKIPPVVASFLKSAGSISGKRCLAFVTKGGVRSMKTLQALMKTMESEGMYLKKSELITKSDYAKAVGKHLKVSI; this is encoded by the coding sequence ATGAAAGTTTGTGTTTTATATGCTCCAGCTACGAAGGAAAATGGGAAAATCAAAGAGATTGCTAATTCTTTGAGTGAAGGTATTGCAAGCCAGGGGCATCAAGTCGATGTTTTTGACATGTCACTCGAAAACGGTAAAATCGTTTCCTATTACGATTACCTTGTTGTTGGAACAGAGACCAACACCTTCTTTGGAGGTAAAATCCCTCCAGTAGTAGCTTCTTTTCTAAAAAGTGCCGGTTCGATTTCTGGAAAACGTTGTCTTGCCTTTGTTACAAAGGGTGGTGTAAGATCGATGAAAACACTCCAGGCATTGATGAAGACCATGGAAAGTGAAGGTATGTATTTGAAAAAGAGCGAACTTATCACGAAAAGCGATTATGCAAAAGCCGTCGGAAAACATTTAAAAGTTTCGATTTGA
- the nusB gene encoding transcription antitermination factor NusB, giving the protein MKTRHKARELALQTLYAMDFNKELDKDHIPEGFSGMTESEYAELEDEVKIFGRYLINGTIENLEQIDALITSFSLNRPLERIDAVDRNVLRMSVFSFLYGDIHPHIIIDEAVKLSQDFSTEVNYKFINGILDTMQKKLFPIGGKTNHDSIEDSPAN; this is encoded by the coding sequence ATGAAGACAAGACACAAAGCGCGTGAGCTTGCGTTGCAAACTCTTTACGCAATGGATTTCAACAAAGAATTGGATAAAGACCACATACCTGAGGGCTTTAGCGGAATGACTGAAAGCGAGTACGCTGAGCTTGAAGACGAAGTGAAGATATTCGGTCGTTACCTGATAAACGGAACTATTGAAAATTTGGAGCAGATAGATGCTCTTATTACGAGTTTTTCCCTGAATCGTCCGCTTGAACGAATTGATGCAGTTGACAGGAATGTCCTTAGAATGAGCGTTTTCAGTTTCTTATATGGGGATATCCATCCCCATATCATAATTGATGAAGCCGTAAAACTATCGCAGGATTTTTCAACTGAGGTGAATTACAAGTTTATCAATGGAATTCTCGATACGATGCAAAAGAAACTATTTCCGATTGGAGGGAAGACTAACCATGATTCAATTGAAGACTCCCCAGCAAATTGA
- a CDS encoding phosphoribosyltransferase — MMEKEFISGDTIRDSALKLVHKMYSEDHFVPDIIYASLRGGAYMANVFSEYYKMVRIREHGRPVFYAAVVARSYGYLRSQSNVMVDGWTYSPEHLRTGDKILIVDDIFDTGKTVNALADVIMKKGIPREDLKIAVYDYKVPLYKEEAPLPIQPDYYCRKHVLKTADDERWIHYNCHEFLGLTADEIDSQYQDSEVRDILHYVRGDK, encoded by the coding sequence ATGATGGAAAAGGAATTTATTTCAGGTGATACGATTCGTGACAGTGCCCTCAAACTCGTGCATAAGATGTACTCTGAGGATCATTTCGTACCCGATATCATCTATGCTTCCCTGCGTGGCGGTGCATATATGGCAAATGTGTTCAGCGAATATTACAAAATGGTTCGTATCCGTGAACATGGCCGACCAGTATTCTACGCTGCAGTGGTAGCACGTTCCTACGGGTATCTCCGTAGCCAGTCAAACGTAATGGTAGATGGTTGGACCTATTCTCCTGAACATCTTCGAACCGGTGATAAAATCCTCATCGTTGATGATATCTTTGACACTGGAAAGACGGTAAATGCACTGGCTGATGTAATCATGAAGAAAGGCATCCCCCGTGAAGACTTGAAAATTGCCGTCTATGACTACAAGGTGCCTCTCTACAAGGAGGAAGCCCCTCTACCCATACAACCTGACTACTATTGCCGCAAGCACGTTCTCAAGACTGCTGACGATGAACGCTGGATCCATTACAACTGCCATGAGTTCCTTGGACTTACCGCAGATGAAATTGACAGCCAGTACCAGGACAGTGAGGTACGGGACATCCTGCATTATGTCAGGGGTGACAAGTAG
- the secG gene encoding preprotein translocase subunit SecG, giving the protein MSVLSVILLVLFVIVSLLMIFLVAIQDEQSEGLGGIFGGGSNTAFGSHASSVVTKATAGLAVTFMVLALFVAFVNKTPSQDKLLNSVTTEQVQQTTDWWKQTETTAPAATTTTTDAPTVTI; this is encoded by the coding sequence ATGAGTGTTTTGAGCGTGATTTTGTTGGTATTATTTGTGATTGTCAGCCTCCTTATGATTTTCCTCGTAGCAATACAGGACGAACAGAGTGAAGGACTCGGTGGCATTTTCGGTGGCGGTAGCAATACTGCTTTCGGATCGCATGCTAGCAGCGTTGTAACGAAGGCAACGGCCGGCTTGGCTGTGACGTTCATGGTACTTGCTTTGTTTGTAGCTTTTGTTAACAAGACTCCGTCTCAAGACAAATTGCTCAACTCTGTAACCACCGAACAAGTACAGCAGACAACTGACTGGTGGAAGCAGACCGAAACTACGGCACCTGCTGCTACAACAACCACTACGGATGCACCTACTGTAACTATCTAG
- the tpiA gene encoding triose-phosphate isomerase, with product MRKPYIAGNWKMNMTPSAGAAFAKELAKALEGVDTKVMIAPPFVTIPAVLEAVKGSNIIVAAQNMNDHLSGAYTGEVSPAMLKDLGVTNVILGHSERRAIYGETDEFINKKVLLALSESMDIDLCVGETLEEREAGKLEEVLTRQVSVGLSGVSAEQMSHITIAYEPVWAIGTGKTATPEDADDAHAFIRSLVEKLYTKGVAEELIIQYGGSVKASNVKSLMSKKHIDGALVGGASLSVEQFLPIVTFDK from the coding sequence ATGAGAAAACCCTATATCGCAGGAAACTGGAAAATGAACATGACCCCTTCAGCTGGTGCTGCTTTTGCAAAAGAGCTTGCCAAAGCACTTGAAGGTGTAGATACCAAAGTAATGATTGCACCACCTTTCGTTACCATCCCTGCTGTCCTCGAGGCAGTAAAGGGCAGTAATATCATTGTTGCTGCTCAGAACATGAACGATCATCTCAGTGGTGCCTACACTGGTGAGGTAAGTCCTGCTATGCTCAAAGACCTCGGGGTAACCAATGTCATTCTCGGACATAGCGAGAGAAGGGCAATTTATGGCGAAACCGATGAATTCATCAACAAAAAAGTGTTACTTGCCCTGAGTGAATCCATGGACATTGATCTTTGCGTCGGAGAGACCCTCGAGGAACGCGAGGCTGGTAAACTTGAAGAAGTTCTTACCCGCCAGGTGTCTGTCGGGCTTTCTGGTGTCAGCGCTGAACAAATGAGCCACATCACCATTGCCTATGAGCCTGTATGGGCAATTGGGACTGGAAAGACCGCAACTCCAGAGGATGCGGATGATGCTCATGCCTTTATTCGCTCTCTTGTAGAAAAACTCTATACCAAGGGTGTTGCAGAAGAGCTAATAATACAGTATGGTGGTTCAGTGAAGGCTTCCAATGTGAAGTCTTTGATGTCCAAGAAACATATCGATGGAGCTCTTGTTGGTGGTGCTTCTCTCTCTGTAGAGCAGTTTCTCCCGATTGTTACCTTTGATAAGTGA
- a CDS encoding phosphoglycerate kinase translates to MILNTIRECDCAGKKVLVRVDFNVPLKDGVVTDDTRIKAALPTVKYLLDKGATLIVMSHFGRPKGQKNPEFSMAPIAKKFSEELGKPVILASDVIGDEVGAQVKALKAGEVLLLENVRFYAGEEKNDPDFAKALASFGDIYVNDAFGTAHRAHASTEGVSHYLPSYAGFLIEKEVKFMGPLLENPEKPFVAIIGGSKVSSKISVLESLVKTCDTIVIGGGMAYTFLEVQGHKIGKSLVEEEYKDTARSFLAKAKEKGVSVILPVDHLCGAEFSDTTPAVTIDSVEIPDGMIGMDIGPKTVALVCAAVEKAKSVVWNGPMGVFEFDNFANGTLTVAKALAACSGTTVVGGGDSVAAINKFDLADKISHVSTGGGASLEFLEGKVLPGIKALEK, encoded by the coding sequence ATGATTTTAAATACTATTAGAGAATGTGATTGTGCCGGCAAGAAAGTTCTTGTCCGTGTTGACTTCAATGTGCCTTTGAAAGATGGCGTCGTTACCGACGATACCAGGATCAAGGCAGCTCTCCCTACCGTGAAGTATTTGCTTGACAAGGGAGCTACCCTTATTGTCATGAGCCATTTCGGCCGTCCAAAAGGGCAGAAGAATCCTGAATTCTCCATGGCTCCCATTGCTAAGAAATTTAGTGAAGAACTCGGAAAACCCGTTATCCTGGCTTCCGATGTTATCGGTGATGAGGTCGGTGCACAGGTGAAGGCTCTCAAAGCTGGAGAAGTTCTGCTTCTTGAGAATGTACGCTTCTATGCCGGTGAAGAAAAGAATGACCCTGATTTTGCAAAGGCTTTGGCTTCTTTTGGTGATATATATGTAAATGATGCATTCGGTACAGCACACCGTGCCCATGCTTCAACGGAAGGTGTTTCACATTACCTTCCTTCCTATGCCGGTTTCCTTATCGAGAAGGAAGTCAAGTTCATGGGACCTTTGCTTGAGAACCCAGAGAAACCGTTTGTTGCCATTATTGGCGGATCCAAAGTATCGAGCAAAATCAGCGTATTGGAAAGCTTGGTCAAGACTTGTGACACCATCGTCATTGGCGGTGGAATGGCCTATACCTTCTTGGAAGTCCAAGGGCATAAGATTGGCAAGAGCCTTGTTGAAGAAGAGTATAAAGACACCGCGCGTTCTTTCCTTGCAAAGGCAAAAGAGAAGGGTGTCTCTGTTATTCTTCCTGTCGACCATCTTTGTGGTGCTGAGTTCAGTGACACAACCCCTGCTGTCACCATCGATAGCGTTGAGATTCCAGACGGAATGATTGGTATGGACATTGGCCCCAAGACTGTTGCTTTGGTCTGTGCCGCTGTCGAGAAAGCCAAGAGTGTCGTATGGAACGGCCCAATGGGTGTTTTTGAGTTTGATAATTTCGCGAACGGAACCTTGACCGTTGCCAAAGCCCTTGCAGCATGCTCGGGAACTACGGTAGTCGGTGGTGGAGACTCTGTCGCCGCAATCAACAAATTCGACCTTGCAGACAAAATCAGTCATGTCAGTACCGGCGGTGGAGCTTCCCTTGAGTTCCTCGAAGGTAAAGTGCTTCCCGGAATCAAGGCATTGGAGAAATAA
- the gap gene encoding type I glyceraldehyde-3-phosphate dehydrogenase gives MKIAINGFGRIGRNVFKVAFEDKNIEIVGINDLTSPKTLAHLLKYDSTYGVYGKSVEATETGIVVDGKSIPVFAVRTPSELPWGELGVDVVIESTGVFSSAEGPRGGYKDHIKAGAKKVILTVPAKDKIDQTIVCGVNDDQIDPNAVAFSNASCTTNCLAPLAKVLNDAFGIERGLMTTVHAYTNDQVMLDQPHSDLRRARAGAVSIIPTTTGAARAVAEVIPELKGKLNGMAMRVPSPAGSIVDLVVMLKNDATVEEVNAAVKKASEGPMGYVLEYTADPIVSHDVVGNNHSSIFDSQLTMKMGEKMFKVLSWYDNEMGYSTRVVDLAKKLIK, from the coding sequence ATGAAAATTGCAATTAATGGTTTTGGAAGAATTGGACGCAACGTATTCAAGGTTGCTTTTGAAGACAAGAATATTGAGATTGTTGGTATTAATGACCTTACCAGTCCCAAGACTCTGGCTCATCTTTTAAAATACGACTCAACCTACGGCGTATACGGCAAAAGCGTAGAGGCTACAGAGACCGGCATCGTCGTTGACGGAAAGTCCATTCCCGTATTTGCAGTACGCACTCCTTCCGAACTTCCCTGGGGAGAACTCGGTGTTGACGTAGTGATCGAATCCACTGGTGTTTTCTCAAGCGCAGAAGGCCCAAGAGGTGGATACAAGGATCACATCAAGGCTGGTGCCAAGAAAGTCATCCTCACCGTTCCTGCCAAGGACAAAATTGACCAGACCATCGTCTGTGGCGTCAATGACGACCAGATCGATCCTAATGCAGTTGCTTTCTCCAATGCTTCCTGCACCACAAACTGCTTGGCTCCTTTGGCCAAGGTTTTGAATGATGCTTTCGGTATCGAACGCGGTTTGATGACCACCGTTCATGCCTACACCAATGACCAGGTTATGCTCGATCAGCCCCACAGTGACCTGAGACGTGCTCGTGCCGGTGCTGTTTCAATCATTCCTACCACCACTGGTGCTGCACGTGCCGTTGCTGAGGTTATCCCTGAATTGAAGGGCAAACTCAATGGTATGGCAATGCGTGTTCCTTCCCCTGCCGGTTCAATCGTTGACCTTGTCGTTATGCTCAAGAACGATGCTACCGTTGAAGAAGTAAACGCAGCAGTCAAGAAAGCAAGCGAAGGCCCCATGGGCTACGTACTTGAGTACACTGCAGATCCTATTGTTTCCCACGACGTCGTAGGCAACAACCACTCTTCAATTTTCGATTCACAGTTGACCATGAAAATGGGCGAGAAAATGTTCAAGGTTTTGAGCTGGTATGATAATGAGATGGGCTATTCCACCCGTGTTGTCGACCTTGCCAAAAAGTTGATCAAATAA
- the folD gene encoding bifunctional methylenetetrahydrofolate dehydrogenase/methenyltetrahydrofolate cyclohydrolase FolD: MQLLTGKEVSDAVFEDLEKQTSQFIAKHGFAPTLAVILVGNDPASQSYVKSKKKACISLGFGHRDYELAEDTTQEVLLDLVKELNADATVHGILVQLPLPKGLDENLIIESIDSKKDVDGFHPINVGKLLIGLPCFVSCTPKGVLEMLDFYHIETKGKHAVIIGRSNIVGKPMAALLIQKGRDATVTICHSKTENLKEIVNTADIIIAAMGKPLFITPDMVKKGAIIIDVGINRVEDPTRKRGYRLVGDVDFEQVKDICSAITPVPGGVGVMTIAMLMKNTLQAAIQLAHEDTK; the protein is encoded by the coding sequence GTGCAATTATTGACAGGAAAAGAAGTATCAGATGCAGTATTTGAAGATTTGGAGAAGCAAACCTCTCAATTTATTGCAAAACATGGCTTTGCCCCTACATTGGCAGTCATCCTTGTTGGAAACGACCCTGCAAGCCAGAGTTATGTGAAAAGCAAGAAGAAAGCTTGTATTTCACTTGGTTTCGGTCATAGGGATTATGAACTAGCTGAGGACACTACCCAAGAAGTACTTCTGGACTTAGTCAAGGAACTCAATGCCGATGCTACTGTCCATGGAATCCTTGTCCAGCTACCGCTTCCCAAAGGGCTGGACGAAAACCTTATCATTGAATCTATAGACAGTAAAAAAGACGTGGACGGCTTCCACCCGATCAATGTAGGGAAACTGCTTATTGGGCTTCCCTGTTTTGTGAGCTGTACTCCCAAGGGAGTCCTTGAAATGCTCGATTTCTACCACATTGAGACAAAAGGAAAACATGCAGTCATCATCGGAAGAAGCAATATCGTCGGTAAACCTATGGCAGCCCTGTTGATCCAGAAGGGACGGGATGCCACGGTAACCATTTGTCATTCAAAAACCGAAAACCTAAAAGAAATTGTAAATACTGCTGATATCATCATCGCAGCAATGGGAAAACCCTTGTTTATTACCCCTGATATGGTCAAAAAGGGAGCAATAATAATTGACGTAGGGATAAACCGTGTAGAAGATCCCACACGTAAGCGAGGATATCGCCTTGTGGGTGACGTAGACTTTGAGCAGGTAAAGGATATCTGTTCGGCAATCACGCCTGTTCCCGGTGGAGTAGGGGTTATGACCATTGCCATGCTTATGAAAAATACATTGCAAGCTGCAATACAGCTTGCTCACGAGGATACTAAATGA